GACAAATAACCGCAATCGGTTTGTTGTGGCCCGCGAAATGACGCACAATCTCAATCACTCGGGAGTTAAGGCGAATATACTCTGGAGATCGTCCACCAGGGATAACTAAGGCGTCATAGTTGTTTTCGTCGATGTAGTCGAAGGTGGCATTGAGTTCAAAGTTATGCCCTGGTTTTTCGCTGTAGGTCTGATCACCCTCAAAGTCATGAATTGCAGTTCGGATTTTGTCGCCAGCTTCTTTGTGGGGACAAACTGCGTGAACGGTATGCCCAACCATTTGCAACGCCTGGAAAGGCACCATCACTTCATAATCTTCGACGTAGTCACCCACCAACATCAAAATTTGCTTGCTTGCCATTGTGATTAACTCCTGCCAGATGCCCTGAATGCTTGCAGCTCTAGACTAAACATCTAATCTAAGGGCTTTTCTGCCTAATAGATGACGTTGGTTAAAAACTTATATCTTTGTTCTAGCGCTTTGTGCTAACGAGTGCAAACTACAAATTCCCTGCCAGCCTTAAGTCAGAGATTGGTTAGAACTCGCACAGTTTCTGCAATTTGACTCAGGTGATTTGGTAGTTGGGTTAAACGCAGCATTGGGAGTTGGCTTGGCAGAAAAGGAAGCGAGGGTTTGTTCAATAAAGTCTAGGCGCTGGCGATGCTGTAACCAGACGCGGCAAGCTTCTTCAGTCAGTTGTGCTTCTTCAGGGGCTAAGGCTTCTTCAGGCGGGTTCTGAGCTAAAACCTTGGCGACCCGACTTGCTTGGTGATAATCTACCCCAGCTTTAACCAGTTCCGCGTGAAACAGCCGTGTTTTTTCTTCAACTGAAACAAAAAATTTGGTTGACATGAAAAACTGGCGCGATCGCGGTTAGTAGGGGGCAGCTACCTTACAGTTTCGCCACCCATAGACCCAATCAGCATCTGCCTAAAGATTCACTTCTAAACCAACTCAGCCAGAATCCTAAATCTCATAATGCCAAACTTCCTCTTCTTGCAGCACAATGCGCTGGAGCGATAAGCGACGAATCAAGCCCTGTTGCTCTAGCTGATTGAGCGTGCGGGTAATGGTGACGCGAGTAGAGCCGAGCATCTCCGCAATGTCCTGGTGAGTGAGGCGGAGATCGATCAGTTGTCCTTGCTCAACTTGACGACCAAACTTTTTGCCTAACCAACTCAACAGCTTCAGCAGCATCATATCAACGCGACGATGGCTGCGGATTAAGGTCAACTCTCCAGCTTGTTGAATATGAGCCAGCAAAGCAGATTGAGTTTGCTGCCAATTGTCAGTTTGTAGCCGAGTTGCTTCTACTTTAGTTAAGCACTCCAATTGATAGGGATCGATCTGGGCTAACGCTTTGCCTACAATCTCTCCCGCTCCCCATAAGCCCAACGTGACGACAGTGCCATCCTCTAACCAGCTCAAGGCTCTAACTACACCCGTCTCAATCTTCCAGCAGCTCTCCATTTCC
This region of Trichocoleus desertorum NBK24 genomic DNA includes:
- a CDS encoding DJ-1/PfpI family protein, yielding MASKQILMLVGDYVEDYEVMVPFQALQMVGHTVHAVCPHKEAGDKIRTAIHDFEGDQTYSEKPGHNFELNATFDYIDENNYDALVIPGGRSPEYIRLNSRVIEIVRHFAGHNKPIAVICHGPQVLVAAGVLAGKRCAAYPACAPDVTRAGGEYVEIAVHDAITDGNLISAPAWPAHPRWLAEFLKALGTKIEHEQEEMATV
- a CDS encoding Crp/Fnr family transcriptional regulator — translated: MSISLLSRTHAASTNPRQFAPRSLLPLEMESCWKIETGVVRALSWLEDGTVVTLGLWGAGEIVGKALAQIDPYQLECLTKVEATRLQTDNWQQTQSALLAHIQQAGELTLIRSHRRVDMMLLKLLSWLGKKFGRQVEQGQLIDLRLTHQDIAEMLGSTRVTITRTLNQLEQQGLIRRLSLQRIVLQEEEVWHYEI